The following coding sequences are from one Candidatus Manganitrophaceae bacterium window:
- a CDS encoding right-handed parallel beta-helix repeat-containing protein, translating to MKEEEEPVDERDPKAANDRRLPFSADPAAAPPSDGEPPENPAGGRTLIVDSSDPGAFPRPSAALKEARAEDQVFVRPGLYEDKIFLTHKPVRLIGAGLDQVQIFSRRGGPLYLQHLPEGLISGMTFRYIGSDPHSAINILDSVCTLTRCRIMEGVLSGIVIYGPQCRPTLIENEVCFNRESGIFIFAGARPYLSKNECYANHHFSIAVRDPESRPDLVRNLCRNNMLSGMLMFYHAEAMVLENVCRDNQHWGFVTTPECDTTPDREALPTANTFLPNPRGPLVVTEEPLAEIGR from the coding sequence ATGAAAGAAGAAGAGGAACCGGTAGACGAACGAGACCCGAAGGCCGCAAACGACCGGCGCCTCCCCTTCTCGGCCGATCCGGCGGCCGCCCCGCCGTCGGACGGAGAGCCGCCGGAAAATCCGGCCGGGGGGAGGACGCTCATCGTCGACTCATCCGATCCGGGCGCCTTTCCGAGGCCGAGCGCCGCGCTCAAAGAGGCGCGGGCGGAGGATCAGGTTTTCGTTCGGCCCGGCCTCTATGAGGATAAGATTTTCCTAACGCACAAACCGGTCCGGCTGATCGGCGCCGGGCTCGATCAGGTCCAAATCTTCAGCCGCCGCGGCGGGCCGCTCTATCTGCAACATCTTCCGGAGGGGCTGATCAGCGGCATGACCTTTCGATACATCGGCAGCGATCCCCATTCGGCGATCAACATCCTCGACTCGGTCTGCACCCTCACCCGGTGCCGGATCATGGAAGGGGTCCTCTCCGGCATTGTGATCTACGGTCCGCAATGCCGTCCGACGCTCATCGAGAACGAGGTCTGCTTCAACCGCGAATCGGGGATCTTCATCTTCGCCGGGGCCCGTCCGTATCTCTCTAAAAATGAATGTTACGCCAACCACCACTTCAGCATCGCCGTCCGAGACCCGGAGAGCCGGCCCGATCTGGTCCGCAATCTCTGCCGGAACAACATGCTCAGCGGCATGCTGATGTTTTATCATGCCGAGGCGATGGTCCTGGAAAATGTCTGCCGCGACAATCAACATTGGGGGTTCGTCACAACGCCGGAGTGCGATACCACCCCCGACCGGGAGGCGCTCCCGACCGCCAACACCTTTCTCCCCAACCCGCGCGGGCCGCTGGTCGTGACCGAAGAGCCGCTCGCCGAAATCGGCCGTTAA
- a CDS encoding class I SAM-dependent methyltransferase, translating to MQSPPLKQERKKREDNQKWDTLAAYTAQADLYLAEWDRRKYRIPPLLEVWARALPEGARLLDLGCGPAQDSRYLRSVGFRPVGVDGTWPFLLRARRHSRRLSLVQADFEALPFRIDTFDGLWAAASLIHLPKKRLQGVLSAARALTHRGGTLAATFAHGSGEGPLRQGWIPGRYFSYWEKEALAEAVRKAGWKILFLKTVRHQERRGRWLNLIAERG from the coding sequence ATGCAATCTCCTCCCCTAAAGCAAGAGAGAAAAAAAAGAGAGGACAATCAAAAGTGGGATACGCTGGCGGCCTACACGGCGCAGGCCGATCTCTATCTTGCGGAATGGGACCGCAGAAAATACCGCATTCCCCCTCTCCTCGAGGTCTGGGCGCGGGCGCTTCCGGAGGGAGCGCGGCTTCTCGATCTCGGATGTGGGCCGGCCCAAGACAGCCGTTATCTTCGGAGCGTCGGATTCCGTCCGGTCGGTGTCGACGGCACCTGGCCGTTTCTCCTTCGCGCCCGCCGGCATTCGCGCCGGCTCTCCCTGGTGCAGGCCGATTTCGAGGCGCTGCCCTTTCGCATCGACACGTTCGACGGCCTCTGGGCGGCCGCTTCGCTGATCCATCTTCCGAAAAAAAGACTCCAGGGTGTGCTGTCCGCGGCGAGAGCGCTGACGCACCGCGGCGGAACGCTGGCGGCGACCTTTGCCCATGGAAGCGGGGAGGGTCCGCTGCGTCAAGGGTGGATTCCAGGAAGGTATTTTTCTTATTGGGAGAAAGAAGCGTTGGCGGAGGCGGTCCGAAAAGCCGGATGGAAGATCCTCTTTCTGAAGACGGTCCGCCATCAGGAGCGAAGAGGCCGCTGGCTGAACCTGATCGCCGAAAGAGGCTGA
- a CDS encoding 4-alpha-glucanotransferase — protein sequence MIPLFSIRSAESFGVGEILDLLPLIDWMSDHHLHLLQILPIYETSPYETSPYQALSGFALDPIYLSLLAWDDFNQSEAAHTLTAPSFQQELGRLRDSKEICYEEIRALKAPLLEQSFDSFLREEWIKKSERARLLQQFIEKHAEWLNDYVLFRLLKEQQGWRYWKEWPLVYRDRDAAAMRALEQKNETRLLFFKYLQWALWEQWKQVRAYAREKNVLMMGDLPFLVSQDSADIWTHRDAFSAVDSVGAPPDVFNDQGQDWGLPLFDWKEMERKDFFWWRLRIRHARALFNLIRLDHVVGFYRVWVIPQKGKPYFEPSEEPEQIRRGAAFLNAIIEEAGDCIPVAEDLGVIPDFVRESLTAFGIAGHKILRWEKDDLRYRDPKAYPFVSLATTGTHDTSTLLRWWNEISPKERAAFLAMLNGENDFSPADPFSERLHQAILARLLDAGSGLVVFPIQDILGLPDQINIPATVGRHNWRFRLPSPLRELQHTSPFKEQLESLKSFIDRHDRWHGGERQISPSSAE from the coding sequence ATGATCCCGCTTTTTTCGATTCGAAGCGCGGAGAGCTTCGGCGTCGGGGAGATCCTCGATCTCCTCCCCCTCATCGACTGGATGTCGGATCATCATCTCCACCTCTTGCAGATCCTTCCGATTTATGAAACCTCTCCTTATGAGACCAGTCCGTATCAGGCGCTCAGCGGCTTCGCGCTCGATCCGATCTACCTCTCCCTGCTCGCCTGGGACGATTTTAATCAAAGCGAAGCGGCTCACACCCTGACCGCTCCCTCCTTTCAGCAGGAACTCGGCCGCCTGCGCGACAGCAAGGAGATCTGCTATGAGGAGATCCGGGCGCTCAAGGCCCCGCTTCTGGAGCAGAGCTTCGACTCCTTTCTTCGGGAGGAATGGATTAAAAAAAGCGAGCGCGCCCGATTGCTCCAACAGTTCATCGAAAAACATGCAGAATGGCTGAATGATTATGTTCTCTTTCGGCTGCTCAAAGAACAACAGGGATGGCGGTATTGGAAGGAATGGCCCCTTGTTTATCGAGACCGGGATGCGGCGGCGATGCGAGCGCTCGAGCAGAAGAACGAAACGCGCCTTCTCTTTTTTAAATATCTCCAATGGGCACTCTGGGAACAGTGGAAACAGGTCCGGGCGTACGCGCGCGAGAAAAATGTCTTAATGATGGGGGACCTTCCCTTCTTGGTCAGCCAAGACAGCGCCGACATCTGGACCCATCGCGACGCGTTCAGCGCGGTCGACTCGGTCGGCGCCCCCCCCGATGTGTTCAACGACCAAGGACAAGACTGGGGCCTTCCGCTCTTTGATTGGAAAGAAATGGAGCGGAAAGACTTCTTCTGGTGGCGTCTTCGCATCCGCCATGCCCGCGCACTCTTCAACCTGATTCGCCTCGACCATGTGGTCGGATTCTATCGGGTCTGGGTGATCCCGCAGAAGGGGAAACCCTATTTCGAGCCGAGCGAGGAGCCGGAGCAGATTCGGCGCGGCGCGGCGTTTTTAAACGCCATCATCGAAGAAGCGGGTGATTGTATTCCGGTCGCCGAAGATCTCGGCGTCATCCCCGACTTCGTCCGTGAATCGCTCACCGCATTCGGAATCGCCGGGCATAAGATTCTCCGATGGGAGAAAGACGATCTGCGCTATCGTGATCCGAAAGCGTATCCCTTTGTCTCGCTCGCCACCACCGGGACCCATGATACCAGCACCCTCCTTCGCTGGTGGAACGAAATCTCACCGAAAGAGCGGGCCGCTTTTTTGGCGATGCTGAATGGAGAAAACGATTTCTCCCCAGCCGATCCATTTTCGGAACGCCTCCATCAGGCGATCCTGGCCCGACTTCTCGATGCAGGCTCGGGCCTGGTGGTTTTTCCGATTCAAGATATTTTGGGGCTGCCGGACCAGATCAATATCCCCGCCACCGTCGGCCGCCATAATTGGCGCTTCCGCCTCCCCTCCCCCTTACGAGAGCTCCAGCACACTTCCCCCTTCAAAGAGCAGCTCGAAAGCCTCAAATCCTTCATCGACCGCCATGACCGCTGGCACGGCGGCGAACGGCAAATCTCCCCTTCCTCAGCCGAATAA
- a CDS encoding lmo0937 family membrane protein has product MIETIVVILLVLWLLGVIGSYTLGGALHILLVAALVLIVLRLAGGRRIA; this is encoded by the coding sequence ATGATAGAGACAATCGTTGTGATCTTGCTTGTGTTGTGGCTCTTGGGGGTCATCGGCTCGTATACGTTGGGCGGGGCGCTCCATATTTTATTGGTCGCCGCCCTCGTGCTGATTGTGCTCCGATTGGCCGGCGGCCGAAGGATCGCCTGA
- a CDS encoding TetR family transcriptional regulator C-terminal domain-containing protein — MGAKGDETKRKILETACDLFYLRGYHGTSIDDILKACRVKKGNLYFHFKSKEALGLSVIDMYGSVMIPFFQETLRGKGSALSRLFGLFQAQERRLKSARFKGGCPLGNLALELADHHDGFRRKLDAIFDAWAREVEQLLKEAQKEGEIKKSVDPKQMATFVVAVLEGGILLAKTKKSGQVYRHCMKSLECLIRGPGIR; from the coding sequence ATGGGCGCCAAGGGCGACGAAACGAAAAGAAAGATACTTGAAACCGCGTGCGACCTGTTTTATTTAAGAGGGTACCACGGCACGAGTATTGACGATATTCTTAAGGCGTGCCGGGTGAAAAAGGGGAATCTCTACTTTCATTTCAAGAGCAAGGAGGCGCTCGGGCTGTCCGTCATCGATATGTACGGGTCGGTGATGATTCCGTTTTTCCAGGAGACGCTCCGCGGAAAGGGAAGCGCGCTAAGCCGCCTTTTCGGGCTCTTTCAAGCGCAGGAAAGACGCTTAAAAAGCGCCCGGTTCAAAGGGGGCTGCCCGCTGGGGAATCTCGCCCTTGAATTGGCCGATCATCACGACGGCTTTCGACGGAAGCTCGATGCCATTTTTGACGCCTGGGCGCGAGAGGTGGAACAGCTCTTAAAAGAGGCACAGAAGGAAGGGGAGATCAAAAAATCGGTCGATCCGAAACAGATGGCCACCTTCGTCGTCGCGGTTTTGGAAGGGGGGATCCTTCTGGCAAAAACCAAAAAGTCGGGGCAGGTTTATCGGCATTGCATGAAAAGTCTGGAATGCCTCATTAGAGGCCCCGGAATTCGCTGA
- a CDS encoding PA0069 family radical SAM protein, producing MDETLPIINRTIRGRGSADNPPNRFETLHRICEEEAGARAPATEFIRDTSRTIIAYNNSPDVGFDASLNPYRGCEHGCAYCYARPTHEYLGYSAGLDFETKIMVKEDAPLLLRKELEQKKWKPQVLAMSGVTDPYQPIEGKLQLTRRCLEVLLEFRNPVVLITKNRRVVRDLDLLSALAQHRAAAVFLSITTLDADLCHVLEPRTSPPEKKLEALSILAAGGIPCGVLVAPVIPGLTDHEIPNIIGAAVKAGARFAGMVPLRLPYAVAPLFEAWLERHFPDRKNKVLHRIQSVRGGKLNDPQFNSRMEGEGIFAAQIRNLFEMTCRKNGIAGRGPALSTDAFRSSQPLQQTLF from the coding sequence ATGGACGAGACCCTTCCGATCATCAATCGGACGATTCGAGGCCGCGGGAGCGCCGACAATCCTCCGAACCGGTTTGAGACCCTTCACCGGATCTGTGAGGAGGAGGCCGGCGCGCGCGCACCGGCAACGGAGTTCATCCGGGATACCTCCCGGACGATCATCGCATACAACAACAGCCCCGATGTTGGCTTCGATGCGAGCCTGAATCCTTATCGGGGATGCGAGCATGGATGCGCCTACTGCTACGCGCGGCCGACGCACGAGTACCTCGGTTACTCCGCCGGTCTCGATTTCGAGACGAAGATCATGGTAAAGGAAGACGCGCCGCTTCTGCTGCGGAAAGAGCTTGAACAGAAGAAGTGGAAGCCGCAAGTGCTCGCGATGAGCGGGGTGACCGATCCGTATCAGCCGATCGAAGGAAAGCTTCAGCTGACCCGTCGATGTCTGGAGGTCCTTCTCGAGTTCAGAAACCCGGTGGTCCTCATTACGAAAAACCGGCGGGTCGTTCGCGACCTCGATCTGTTGTCCGCCCTCGCGCAACATCGAGCGGCGGCGGTCTTTTTATCGATCACGACGCTCGACGCGGATCTCTGCCACGTCCTGGAGCCGAGAACCTCGCCCCCCGAGAAGAAGCTTGAAGCGCTTTCGATCTTGGCCGCAGGGGGGATTCCCTGCGGGGTGCTCGTCGCGCCGGTCATTCCCGGTCTGACCGACCACGAAATTCCAAACATCATCGGCGCGGCGGTAAAAGCGGGCGCCCGCTTTGCCGGAATGGTTCCGCTTCGCCTTCCCTACGCGGTCGCCCCTCTTTTCGAGGCGTGGCTCGAGAGACACTTTCCCGACCGAAAGAACAAGGTACTCCATCGGATTCAATCGGTGCGCGGCGGAAAACTGAACGACCCTCAGTTCAACTCCCGAATGGAGGGAGAGGGAATTTTTGCAGCGCAGATTCGCAATCTGTTTGAGATGACGTGTCGCAAAAACGGGATAGCGGGCCGAGGGCCGGCGCTCTCGACCGATGCGTTTCGTTCCTCTCAGCCGCTGCAGCAAACTCTTTTTTGA
- the orn gene encoding oligoribonuclease, producing MTGLDPDRCTIIEIATIITDSQLNIMAEGPSIAIGEGPEALSTMEKWSRDTHTKSGLLKRVQSSTISMRQAEESTIEFIRHYCPERTSPLCGNSIGHDRRFLERYMPTLFNYLHYRNIDVSTVKELVRRWYPNGPPPPMKKGNHLALDDIRESINELIFYRNYYFVKQ from the coding sequence ATGACCGGGCTCGACCCGGACCGCTGCACGATTATCGAGATCGCGACGATTATCACCGACAGCCAGTTGAACATCATGGCGGAAGGGCCGTCGATCGCGATCGGTGAAGGTCCGGAAGCGCTCAGCACGATGGAGAAGTGGAGTCGCGACACGCATACGAAATCGGGTCTGCTCAAGCGGGTGCAGTCCTCAACGATTTCGATGCGGCAGGCGGAGGAGTCGACGATCGAGTTCATCCGTCATTACTGTCCCGAGCGAACGTCCCCGTTGTGTGGAAATTCCATCGGGCATGATCGGCGCTTTCTCGAGCGCTATATGCCGACCTTGTTCAACTACCTCCATTACCGGAATATCGATGTCAGCACGGTAAAGGAATTGGTCCGGCGGTGGTATCCAAACGGACCCCCGCCGCCCATGAAGAAAGGTAATCATCTCGCCTTAGACGATATTCGCGAATCGATTAACGAGCTTATTTTTTATCGGAACTACTACTTTGTTAAGCAGTAG